Proteins encoded within one genomic window of Methanothrix harundinacea 6Ac:
- a CDS encoding IS5 family transposase codes for MSSFTAWGLREAYKNVEKLGDRLSKITNLIEWEPFRPILEEMYHNKTERGGRPNFDVILMLKVLLLQQWYGLSDLETEKQISDRISFMKFLGFPDSIPDSRTIWLFRERMAQTGKDESVWEELQRQLDFKGLQVKRGTIQDATFIEADPGGSKKPRRETARTRRSRDGTWAKKGEELHFGYKLHSKVDIDYGLIRSIESTTASVHDSRVDLSVEGEVVLRDKGYFGVKAKGNDFTMKRAAAGHPLSDLDKLRNRLISKLRFPGERQFAVIKRVFRSAHVMVTTIPRVHVKMVFTAFAFDLYQLCTLKNAEIVSK; via the coding sequence ATGAGTTCTTTTACTGCCTGGGGCCTTCGAGAAGCTTACAAGAACGTAGAGAAGCTGGGCGATAGGCTTTCAAAGATAACGAACTTGATCGAGTGGGAACCATTTCGACCAATTCTTGAAGAGATGTATCATAATAAAACCGAACGAGGCGGAAGGCCGAACTTTGATGTTATCCTGATGCTCAAGGTGCTTTTGCTCCAGCAGTGGTACGGGTTGAGCGACCTCGAGACTGAAAAGCAGATTTCGGATCGAATATCTTTTATGAAATTCTTAGGATTTCCTGATTCTATACCCGATTCCAGGACGATATGGCTTTTTCGCGAGCGGATGGCCCAGACGGGAAAGGATGAGTCCGTTTGGGAAGAGCTCCAGAGACAGCTCGATTTTAAAGGGCTTCAGGTAAAAAGAGGAACCATTCAGGATGCAACGTTTATAGAGGCCGACCCAGGAGGTTCAAAGAAACCAAGAAGAGAGACCGCTAGGACTCGTCGGAGCAGGGATGGAACTTGGGCTAAGAAGGGTGAGGAACTCCATTTTGGTTATAAACTTCATTCTAAAGTCGATATCGATTACGGCCTGATAAGGAGCATCGAATCGACAACTGCTTCGGTGCACGATAGTCGGGTTGATCTATCGGTTGAAGGAGAGGTGGTCCTCAGGGACAAAGGATATTTCGGTGTGAAGGCTAAGGGAAACGACTTCACAATGAAACGTGCAGCAGCGGGTCATCCTCTAAGCGATCTCGATAAGCTGCGAAACCGCTTGATTAGCAAACTGAGATTTCCGGGCGAACGTCAGTTTGCTGTTATTAAAAGAGTGTTCCGAAGCGCGCATGTAATGGTAACGACGATCCCGAGAGTTCACGTTAAAATGGTATTCACTGCCTTTGCTTTCGACTTATACCAGCTATGTACACTTAAAAATGCTGAAATCGTCTCAAAATAG
- a CDS encoding type B DNA-directed DNA polymerase: MWIFDCYHRGSVELWDREGSSPKPLAFRYSAPFYLHLEDPHAHWEMIEGLETRFKVEECAFETVYGPLSGYEIWAGRDVAEKIEKQTRLQAHLYNVDLRPDQRFLAEKGLFPCGGGEESRFDPDFEIPLTPLTIEVHADPQISRTMTEISVQSLRRETSLAGSERKVLAELFDLVRVIDPDIILFPDSDQWVPRMVAKAERYGLDPSLSRTGGFRKMASRSYWSYGRVEHRHGASIPEGRILIDTENSFTYREGGIGGVVLASRLTGLSPNLTSRFTPGTLISNYEVYEALRRGIAVPFRKDDPEGQRKITELKAADKGGMIFQPRPGVHERACELDFTSFYPSIIVNYHLSPETVGGSRPVGPGPGGFRGPARRGFLCEVIEPLLELRLKTKRLKKAEPRYGGLDSALKWMLVTCFGYTGYKNAKFGRIEVHEAITRISRDLLLQAKEIAEGLDLEVLHGIVDCLWVRGGDVPSVTLFKERVEAATGIGTELDPYDWIVFLPLADGFGAYNRYFGLLSSGRLKLRGVAARRRDTPEYVRRMQMEVIEKMGEARNIDELRLIKPEALKIARRYRQWLPNADPSELVVRRRISKLGRQKRCAQASAIEAYRRRGVKVSPGMAVEYVVRDARRWEVDGYWDASEFDLDYYGILIKKAWEEAAFAFRFIEDGLGQGAGAGDGRNV; the protein is encoded by the coding sequence ATGTGGATCTTTGACTGCTATCACCGGGGGTCTGTGGAGCTCTGGGACCGGGAAGGGTCCTCGCCGAAGCCCCTCGCCTTCAGGTACTCGGCCCCCTTTTACCTCCATCTCGAAGACCCCCACGCCCACTGGGAGATGATCGAGGGGCTGGAAACCAGGTTCAAGGTGGAGGAGTGCGCCTTTGAGACCGTCTACGGACCCCTCAGCGGGTACGAGATCTGGGCGGGAAGGGACGTCGCCGAGAAGATCGAAAAGCAGACCCGGCTCCAGGCCCATCTGTACAACGTCGACCTGAGGCCCGACCAGCGTTTCCTCGCCGAGAAGGGGCTCTTCCCCTGCGGAGGGGGGGAAGAGTCCCGGTTCGATCCGGACTTTGAGATACCCCTCACCCCTCTGACGATCGAGGTCCATGCGGACCCTCAGATTTCGAGGACGATGACCGAGATATCGGTCCAAAGCCTCCGCCGGGAGACGTCCCTCGCAGGATCAGAGCGGAAGGTTCTGGCGGAGCTCTTCGACCTGGTGAGGGTCATCGATCCTGACATCATCCTCTTCCCCGACTCCGATCAGTGGGTTCCGAGGATGGTAGCGAAGGCTGAGAGGTACGGCCTCGATCCGTCCCTCAGCAGGACCGGCGGGTTCAGGAAGATGGCCTCAAGGTCCTACTGGAGCTACGGGAGGGTGGAGCACAGGCACGGCGCCTCGATCCCGGAGGGGAGGATCCTCATCGACACCGAGAACAGCTTCACCTATCGGGAGGGCGGGATCGGAGGGGTGGTCCTGGCCTCCCGGCTCACGGGGCTTTCCCCGAACCTGACCTCCCGCTTCACCCCCGGCACCCTCATCTCCAACTACGAGGTCTACGAGGCCCTGAGGAGGGGGATCGCCGTCCCCTTCAGAAAGGACGATCCTGAGGGGCAGAGAAAGATCACCGAGCTGAAGGCGGCGGACAAGGGCGGCATGATATTCCAGCCCCGGCCCGGCGTCCACGAGAGGGCCTGCGAGCTGGACTTCACCTCCTTTTACCCGTCGATCATCGTGAACTACCACCTCTCCCCCGAGACGGTGGGCGGCTCCCGGCCGGTCGGTCCCGGGCCGGGCGGCTTCCGCGGCCCTGCGAGAAGGGGCTTTCTCTGCGAGGTGATCGAGCCGCTCCTGGAGCTGAGGCTAAAGACCAAGAGGCTGAAGAAGGCGGAGCCCCGGTACGGGGGGCTCGATTCGGCGCTGAAGTGGATGCTGGTCACCTGCTTCGGATACACCGGCTACAAGAACGCCAAGTTCGGCAGGATCGAGGTCCACGAGGCGATCACCCGCATCTCGAGAGATCTCCTCCTCCAGGCGAAGGAGATCGCCGAGGGGCTGGACCTGGAGGTCCTCCACGGGATCGTGGACTGCCTCTGGGTCAGAGGCGGCGACGTCCCTTCCGTCACTCTATTCAAGGAGAGGGTGGAGGCCGCCACCGGGATCGGGACCGAGCTGGACCCCTACGACTGGATCGTCTTTCTCCCCCTCGCCGACGGCTTCGGGGCCTACAACCGGTACTTCGGCCTGCTCTCCAGCGGCAGGCTGAAGCTCCGGGGCGTCGCGGCCCGGAGGAGGGACACCCCGGAGTACGTCCGGCGGATGCAGATGGAGGTCATCGAGAAGATGGGGGAGGCCCGGAATATCGATGAGCTGAGGCTGATCAAGCCCGAGGCTCTAAAGATCGCCAGGAGGTATCGTCAATGGCTGCCGAATGCCGACCCCTCGGAGCTGGTCGTCCGTCGGCGGATAAGCAAGCTCGGCCGCCAGAAGAGGTGCGCCCAGGCTTCGGCGATCGAGGCCTATCGGAGGAGGGGGGTGAAGGTCTCGCCGGGGATGGCCGTGGAGTACGTGGTGCGGGATGCGAGGAGGTGGGAGGTGGACGGCTACTGGGACGCCTCGGAGTTCGACCTCGACTACTATGGGATTCTCATAAAGAAGGCCTGGGAGGAGGCGGCCTTCGCCTTCAGGTTCATAGAGGATGGGCTGGGGCAGGGAGCGGGGGCGGGGGACGGGAGAAATGTTTAA